From Actinomyces procaprae:
GACCAGCGCGCCTCCTGGCGCACCGACATTGAGGACGTCTCCGAGTTCCACCGCCTGGAGATCCAGCACTTCTTCGAGGTGTACAAGGACCTCGAGCCCGGCAAGAGCGTGGAGGGCGCGCACTGGGTCGGCCGTGAGGAGGCCGAGGCGGAGATCCGCCTGTCCTACGAGCGCGAGGCCGCCCGCATCGCCCGCGAGGGGCACTGAGACGGGCCACCGTGGCCGCCCCTGATTGAACCGCGGTGGGGCGGCCGCGTCGCGCCCGGGCGGACGCCTGCCGCCCGGACCGGTCGGCCGCCCCGGCTCCGGCGGTGAGCCCGACGACGGCGCCCCTGAGTCGCCGCCGTCGGGCAGATCAGGGGCGCACGGCGTAGGGCATGACCCCGGAGTAGCGCATCGAGGTCACGCGCACCGTGTAGCCGAAGGTCGGCGCTTCGATCATCTGACCGTTGCCCAGGTACATGGCCACGTGGTAGATCCCGGACTGGGTGCCGTTGGAGGACCAGAAGACCAGGTCGCCCGGCTGGGCGCTGGACAGGGGGATCATCGTGCCCTGGCCGTACTGCGCGCGGGAGGAGTGCGTCAGGTACACGCCCGCCGCCCGGTAGGACATCATCGTCAGCCCCGAGCAGTCGACTCCCGCGTAGGACTCGCCCGCCCACACGTAGGGCACGCCGATGTAGGTGTAGGCCGTCGCAATGGCGGTGCTCGCCGCGCCGCCGGAGCTCGCTGTGCTGGTGTTCGTCGCGGTTTGCCGCGGAGTCTGGGAAGAGGAACCGGAGGACGAGCCGGACGAGCCGCCTGACGACGAGCCACCGGAGGACGAGCCGCCCGACGACGAGCCGCCGGAGGAGCTTCCAGAGGACGAGGAGCCGGACGAGCCGCTCGATGAGGAGCCGGATGAGGACTGCCCGCCCGAGCTCGTGGACTCCTCGGAGGACTGCCCGGAGGAGGACTGCGAATTGCGCTCCTCAGCCTGACGCGCCGCCTCGGCCTGGGCGGCCTGCTCACGAGCCGCCTGCTCGGCCGCCTCCTTGGCGGCGGCCTCCTCCCGGGCCTTGCGCTCCGCCTCCAGCTGCTCCTGGTAGGCGGTCTCGAGCTCAACGGTGGTGTTGCGCTGCTCTGCGAGCTGGGCGATGAGGCTTGCCCGTTCGGTCTCGGCCGAGGCCTGCGCCGCCTGCGCAGCGGTGGCGGCGGCATCGGCATTGGCCTTGGCGGTGGCGGCGGCGTCGGCGGCCGTCTGCTTGGCCTCCACCTTGGAGTCGGCAATGGACTGCATCGTGTCCGCGACCGCCTGCAGGGCCTCGACGCTCTGCAGCTGCGAGTCAGTGTCCTCGCCCGCGCGCACCAGCGCAACACTGACGTCGGTGGCATCGCCGAGGGACTCACCGGACAGGTAGGGGGCCAGGACGTCCAGCGTGCCGGCGCTGCCCTGCTCGTAGGTCTCGGCGACGACGGCGCCCAGGTCGGTGCGCGCCTCATCCGTCTCCTCGGCGGCGGCGTCGGCGTTGGCCTGGGCGGTCTCGGCCTCGGTGGTGGCGGCGTCGAGCTCATCCACCGCGGTCAGGTAGTCCTCGTTCGCCGCGGCCGCCTCGATCTCGGCCGCGGCGGTGTTGACGCTCAGCTGGGCCAGGGAGGCCTCGAGCGAGGCGATGGAGGCCGCCGTCGTCTGCTCGGCGGACTTGGCGCGGTCAATATCGTCCTGGGTCACCTCATCGGCAACTGCCGGGGTGAACGTCACGGCGAGTGCGAGTACCGCGGCGGTCAGGCTCGCGCGCATGGGGGCGCTTGAGCGGCGCGGGCGATGGGTCGTGCTCACAAGTTCTCCGTACATGTTCCGGCGCGCCTCCTTGACCGACGCACCCCGGTTGTTCTCGCATACCGTACCCATCAATACCCGCAAGAGAAACACGAACAACAGAATTCACAGCAGCCACAGGGGGCACCCCACGTACCACCAACCCCGGAATGGCGCGGTTCTACGACACGCATCGCGGATGCGTGGCATTCGTCACACTGAGCTCTGAGGTAGCGTTTCCCTCACAGGTCCGCTCGGCCCGGCCCTCCCGCGGTCCCGGCCACCACTCCACGACCTGCCATCAAATCCGTCGTAGATTCCGCCATTGATCAAGGAGTTCTCATGGCTGAAGCACCGTCCAGCACTCCGGAGCACGTCCCCTCCCCCGCAGACCCGACCGGCTGGCGCTTCGAGACCATGCAGGTCCAGGCCGGCCACACCCCCGACTCCGACACCGGCGCTCGGGCCATCCCGATCTACCAGTCGACCTCATTCGTCTTCCCCAACGCCCAGGAGGCCGCCGAGCGCTTCGAGCTGAAGTCCCTCGGCCCCATCTACACGCGCCTGGACAACCCCACCAACCAGATCGTCGCGCGCCGCATCGCCGCACTGGAAGGCGGCATCGGCGCCCACCTGGTCGCCTCCGGAATGGCCGCGCAGGCACTGACCTTCTTCACGCTGGGCGGGCAGGGCAGCAACATCGTCGCCTCCCCCTCCCTGTACGGGGGCACCGTCAACCAGCTGAACCACACCCTGCCCAAGCTCGGCATCGAGACGCGCTTCGTGAGCGACCCCGGTGATCCGGAGGCCTGGGCGGCTCTGGCCGATGAGCGCACCATCTGCTTCTTCGGCGAGTCCATCCCCAACCCCAAGGGCGACATCCTCGACATCGAGGCGATCGCGCAGGCCGCGCACGCGCTCGGCATCCCGCTGGTGGTGGACAACACCGTCGCCTCCCCCTACCTGATCCGCCCCTTCGAGTGGGGTGCGGACATCGTCGTTCACGCGGCCACGAAGTTCCTCGGCGGGCACGGCTCCACCGTCATGGGCGTGATCGTCGACTCCGGGAACTTCGACTTCTCCCTCCAGCCCGAGCGCTTCCCCGCCTTCAACACGCCCGACCCCTCCTACAACGGCCTGGTCTACGCCCGCGACCTCGGCGTGGGCAGCCCCCTGGGCAACATGGCCTTCATCCTGCGGGCCCACACCGCCGGCCAGCGGGACCTCGGCTTCGCCGCGAGCCCGGCGGACTCCTTCCTGATCGCCCAGGGCGTGGAGACCCTCTCCCTACGCATGGAGCGGCACGTGGACAACGCGCTGGCAGTCGCGAAGTGGCTCGAGGGCCGGCCGGAGGTGTCCGAGGTCCGCTACTCGGGCCTCGAGTCCAGCCCCTACTACGAGCTGCACCGCAAGTACTGCCCGCGCGGGGCGGGCAGCGTCTTCGCCTTCGACCTGGTCGGCGGGCGTGAGGCGGGGGCCGCCTTCATCGACGCGCTGTCCCTGTTCTCCAACCTGGCCAACATCGGCGACGTCCGCTCGCTGTGCGTCCACCCGGCCACGACCACGCACTCCCAGCTCTCCGACGAGGAGCTCGCCCGCGCCGGCATCAGCGCCGGCACCGTACGCCTGAGCATCGGCATTGAGCACGTCGATGACATCATCGCCGACCTGGAGCGGGGCCTGGCCGCCGTCGCCGCGCTCTAATATCCCGCTCCCATCCCGCTCTCATCCCGCTCCCCACCGAGGTCGGTAGATCTTACGTACCGAGGTCGGTCCGAGGACGCCTCACTCGTGCGGCCGTGCTGGCCGGCGGCAAGACCGCTGGCCAGCACGGCCCGCCCCACCACGGCCCGCCCGCCCCAGCACATCCCCGGCCCCGGGGCGCCCAACACTTATCCCGGCTACGATGTCACCCATGACCGCGCCCATTTCACAGGTGCCGGGGGTCGGTACAGCAACCCTCAAGCTCGTCGACCGCTCGGCGGGCTCCCCCACGGGCGCCTGGCGCCCGGGCGATGACCCGGGCCGCCGACACTTCCTGGAGATCGGCGACCTCCCCCTGGACTCCGGCGAGATCCTGCCCGAGACGCACCTGGCCTTCGAGACCTGGGGACAGCTGAGCCCCGCACGCGACAACGCCGTCCTGGTGCTGCACGCCCTGACCGGCGACTCCCACGTCACCGGCGAGGCCGGCCCCGGCCACCCGACCGCCGGCTGGTGGGACACGCTCGTCGGCCCCGGCCGCGCCATCGACACCGACCGCTACTACGTGGTGGCGGCGAACATCCTGGGCGGCTGCCAGGGCTCCACCGGCCCCTCCTCCACCGCCCCGGACGGGCGCCCCTGGGGCTCCCGCTTCCCGTGGCTGACCACGCGCGACGCCGTGCGCGCCGAGTCGCGCCTGGCCGACGCCCTCGGCATCGACACCTTCCACCTGGTGATCGGCGCCTCCCTCGGCGGACACCGCGCCCTGGAGTGGGGCGTGATGCACCCCGAGCGCGTACGCAACCTGGCACTGGTTGCCACCGGCGCCTCCACCACCGCCGACCAGCTCGCCTGGTGCCACCTGCAGGAGCTCGCCATCGTGGGCGACCCCTACTTCTTCGACGGCGACTACTACAACCACCGTGTCGGCCCCGTGCGCGGGCTGGGCCTGGCCCGCGCCATCGCCCACACCACCTACCGCTCCGCCGGGGAACTGGACACGCGCTTCGGCCGCGCCCACCAGGGCCAGGAGGACCCCGCCGTCGGCGGCCGCTACCAGATCGAGTCCTACCTGGACCACCACTCCGGCAAGCTGCTGGCCCGCTTCGACGCCAACACCTACCTGATCGTCAACCACTCGATGATGGTTCACGACGTCGGCGCCGGACGCGGCGGCATCGAGGCGGCCCTGGGGACGGTGACCGCCCGCACCCTGGTGGTCGACGTCGACTCCGACCGCCTCTTCCTGCCCGCACAGGCCGAGGAGCTCGCCGCCGGCATCCCGGACACCCGCCGCACCACCATCCACTCCCTGCACGGGCACGACGGCTTCCTCATTGAGGCCGACCAGATGGACGCCGCCCTGCGCGGCTTCCTGACCGAGGACGAGCCCGGCCGATGAGCAACCCCGCCCACCCGGCCCCCGCAGTCCCCGTGGCACCCGTTGACGCCTGGGGTCCGGACGTGCTCGGTCCCGGCTTCCGCGCCCGCACCCTGCGGCTGCTGCCGGACGCCGAGGACGACGACGCCGTCGCCACCCTGGTCCACCACGTGCCGGCCCTGGACCCGGCGGCCCTACCCGGCACGCCGACGGCGCCGCGCTTCACCATGCTCTACCTGCACGGCTGGAACGACTACTTCTTCCAGGCGGACTTCGCCCGTGAGATCTCCCGGATCGGCGGCGCCTTCTACGCCTTGGACCTGCGCCGTTACGGCCGCTCCCTGCGTGAGGGGCAGATGCTCGGCTGGGTCACCTCGCTGACCGACTACGACGAGGAGATCGGCCTGGCCCTGGCGGCCATGCGCGCCGCCGAGGGCTGGGACACCCCCACGGTGCTGTGTGGTCATTCCACCGGCGGCCTGACCGCCGCGCTTTGGGCGGACCGCCACCCGGGCGCCATCTCCGCGCTGGTGCTGAACTCCGCCTGGTTGGAGATCCAGGGCGCCGAGCCGGTGCGGCTCGCGGGTGAGCCGGTGGTGCGTACGCTGGCTCGTCGCGACCCGCGCCGGGTGATCCCCATCCCCGCCTTCCCGCCGGAGTCCTTGTACTCGCTCGCCGACGGGTGGGTCGCCGAGCGCGACGGCGAACTGCCCGACCCGGCCTGGGCGGATGACCCCTACGTCACCGGCTGGCGCGTCGACCATCGCTGGCGGATGGTCCCGACGGCGCCGATCCGGCCCGGCTGGCTGCTGGCGATCCTGGCCGGGCAGGCGCGGGTGGCAGCGGGCCTGGATGTGCGCTGCCCGGTGCTGTCGATGGGCTCCGCGCGCAGCCATTTGAGCGTCACCTGGACCCCGGAGGCGCGCCGCACCGACACGGTGGTCGACGCCGATGCCACGGCCCGCCGGGCGATCGGCCTGGGCAACCTGGTTACGGTGGCCCGCTTCGACGGCGGCGTGCACGACCTGCTGCTGTCCGCCCCGCCCGTGCGTGAGCAGGTCTACTCCGCGCTGAGGCGTTGGCTGCGCGGCTACGTGCTGACCTGAGGCCACGGCGCCAGCGCGACTTTCGTCTTCCCGACCCCCACCTTTAGGTAGGGGATGTCCCCGACTCGGGGCCGAGTCGCTTTCAGGGGCCGATCATCCGCCCGGCGGAGGTGACGTACGCCACCCGCCGCGCACCATGAAGACATGTCCGCCACAGCCGTTTCACCGCGTCCTCCCAGCATTGCACCGGTCCCCGCCGCCCCGCGCATCAGCGCCCCCGCCCCGACCACGCACCTCATCCCGCCCGCCCCCGCCCCGACCACGCACCTCATCCCGCCCACCCCCGCCCCGACCACGCACCTCATCCCGCCCGCCCCCGCCGCGCCCACGACGACGCCCATCGCCTCCCGGCCGACGACGCGCCCCTCCCGGGCGGCGCGCTACCGCACCATCCTGCGCACGCTGCTGGGCACCGGCGTCGGCCTGCTCGCCGTCATCGTCACCCTGGCCTGGGCCGCCGACGCCCAGCACTCGACCCGGGTGCTGGCCCCGCTGCTGGTGGGGCTCGTGCTGTTGGCCGTCTGGCACCGCGAGCGCATGACGCGGCGCGCCCGCCACAGCGCCTCAGGGGCGCGGCGGGCTCAGCTGGGTGAACTGGTGCGCACCCACGGTGCGGGCACCCTCGGCTGGATGCTGACCTGGCCGGGCAATCAGGCCTGGATCGCCCCCGGCCACAGGTGCGGCTTCGCCTACCGCACCGGCGGCGGCGTCGCCCTCACACTCGGCGACCCGGCCGCCGCCCCCGACCAGGTGGGTGCCGCCGTCGACGACTTCACCGCCTTCGCCGTTGACGCCGGCCTCATCCCGGCCCTGTACTCCGTGCACGAGCCGACGATGCGGGCGGCGCGGGAGCGCGGCTGGACGGTTGTGCAGGTCGCCGAGGAGGCGGTGCTGGACCTGGAGGGCCTGGCCTTCCGCGGTAAGGCCTTCCAGGACGTGCGCACCGCGCTGAACCACGCCCGCCGTGAGGGCGTCACCGCCCAGTGGACCACGTGGGCGGACGCCCCCACCGACTGGCGCAACCAGATCCGCGCCATCTCCGCGCAGTGGGCGGAGCAGCAGGCGCTGCCGGAGATGGGCTTCACCCTCGGCGGCCTGAAGGAGCTCACCGACGCCGATACCCGCCTGCTGCTGGCCGTTGACGCGGAGGGCACCGTTCATGCCGTCACCTCCTGGCTGCCCGTGCACCGCGGCGGCGCGGTAGTCGGCCTGACGCTGGACGTGATGCGCCGTCGCCGGGACGGCTGGCGTCCGGCGATCGAGTTCCTGATCGCCCGGGCCGCGCAGGACGCGCAGGCCGACGGGCTGGAGCTGCTGTCGCTGTCCGGCGCGCCTCTGGCCCGCTCGCAGGATGCGGACTGCCCGGGTGCGGCGGCGGCCCGCCTGGAGCCGGTTCTGGACCGTGTGGCGGGGCTGCTGGAGCCCGCCTACGGCTTCGCCTCCCTGCACGCCTTCAAGCAGAAGTTCCAGCCGCGCGCGGTGCCCATGTACTTGGCGGTCCCGGAGGCCATTGACCTGCCGGCGGTGGGGCTGGCGATCGCCCGCGCCTACCTGCCCGGGATGAGCCCCGTGCAGGCGGCCCGGTTCGGCAAGGTCCTGGTGCGTCATGGGTGACGACGTCGTCCAGCTGCTGCGGCAGGTGCGTCTGCTGCACCCGTGGATGGGGGCGGCGTGCCTGGCGGTCGTCGTGGTGGTGGCGGCGCTGGTGTGGCTGACCCGCACCCGGCACCTGCCCTGGCGGCGGCAGCTGGCCGCGCCGCTGGCCGGGGCCGGGGTCGGGGCGGCCTGCTGGGTGGCGGTCGACTGCGTGTGGCGGCCCTTCGCCGACGGCGTGGGCACGACCGTGTGGCTGTGGGTGGCGCTGACGGCGGGCGTCGTCGTCCAGGTGCTCCTCGGTGGGGACGCCGCCGCCGACCGGGCGCGCGTGCACGAGCGCAAGCGGCGGCTGGTGCGGGCGGCCGGGTCGGGCGGGAGCATCACCGCGACGGTGGCGGCGGCGTGCCTGGCCGTGAACGCGTTCTTCGCGGCCTACCCGTCGGCCGCCGCAGTGCTCGGCATGGGGGTGGCGACGACGCCGCTGGACTCCCTGCCGGCCGCGGCCGCACTGCCCCGGCCTCCTGAGCGGGGCCCGGGAGCACTGGAGGACTCCTGGCGGCCTCCCGCAGACATGCCGCAGGACGGCGCGGTCGTGACCGCCGCGATCCCGGCCGGGGACCAGTCGGGCACCAGCGGCTTCACCCCGCGCGAGGCCTACATCTACCTGCCTCCCGCCTACCTGACGGCGCAGCGCCCGGCGCTGCCGGTGCTGGTGCTGCTCACCGGCCAGCCGGGCAGCCCCTCAGACTGGTTCGAGCTGGGCGGCTTGAAGGACTCGCTGGACGCCTACGCCGCCGCGCACGCCGGCTTGGCGCCGGTGGTCGTGGTCGCGGACATGCTGGGCAGTCCCTACCGCAACCCGCTGTGCGCGGACACGGTGCGCGGCGGGAGGGTCGCCACCTACCTGGAGCAGGATGTGCCGGCGTGGATCCGCAGCCACCTGCAGGTGGACGGCGCCGCTGCGCGCTGGGCGATAGGCGGATTGTCCAATGGCGGCACCTGCGCCCTGCAGGCGGTGACCCGCTCGCCGCAGGTGTACCCGACCTTCCTGGCGCTGAGCGCCGAGGAGCACCCCACGTTGGGCTCGGAGCGGCGCACCATTGAGGTCGGCTTCGGCGGGGACCGCGCCGCCTATGCGGCCAATGACCCGCTCTCCCTGCTGGCGGCGGCGCCGTCGGGCCGCTATGCGGGCGTGGCCGGGGTGCTTTCGGTGGGCACGGGGGATGAGCGCTACGCGCAGGTTGTGCCCACCGTCGCGGACGCCGCCATGCGCGCGGGCATGACCGTGACTGAGCGGGAGTACCCCGGCGGGCACACCTGGGCGGTGTGGTCGGTGGCGCTGCGCGACCAGCTGGACTGGCTGGGGCGGCGCCTCGCGCTCACGGCCTGAGCCTGGACCGCACCCTTGCCGCCCGCCGTGCCG
This genomic window contains:
- a CDS encoding C40 family peptidase, translated to MSTTHRPRRSSAPMRASLTAAVLALAVTFTPAVADEVTQDDIDRAKSAEQTTAASIASLEASLAQLSVNTAAAEIEAAAANEDYLTAVDELDAATTEAETAQANADAAAEETDEARTDLGAVVAETYEQGSAGTLDVLAPYLSGESLGDATDVSVALVRAGEDTDSQLQSVEALQAVADTMQSIADSKVEAKQTAADAAATAKANADAAATAAQAAQASAETERASLIAQLAEQRNTTVELETAYQEQLEAERKAREEAAAKEAAEQAAREQAAQAEAARQAEERNSQSSSGQSSEESTSSGGQSSSGSSSSGSSGSSSSGSSSGGSSSGGSSSGGSSSGGSSGSSSGSSSQTPRQTATNTSTASSGGAASTAIATAYTYIGVPYVWAGESYAGVDCSGLTMMSYRAAGVYLTHSSRAQYGQGTMIPLSSAQPGDLVFWSSNGTQSGIYHVAMYLGNGQMIEAPTFGYTVRVTSMRYSGVMPYAVRP
- a CDS encoding O-acetylhomoserine aminocarboxypropyltransferase/cysteine synthase family protein, which produces MAEAPSSTPEHVPSPADPTGWRFETMQVQAGHTPDSDTGARAIPIYQSTSFVFPNAQEAAERFELKSLGPIYTRLDNPTNQIVARRIAALEGGIGAHLVASGMAAQALTFFTLGGQGSNIVASPSLYGGTVNQLNHTLPKLGIETRFVSDPGDPEAWAALADERTICFFGESIPNPKGDILDIEAIAQAAHALGIPLVVDNTVASPYLIRPFEWGADIVVHAATKFLGGHGSTVMGVIVDSGNFDFSLQPERFPAFNTPDPSYNGLVYARDLGVGSPLGNMAFILRAHTAGQRDLGFAASPADSFLIAQGVETLSLRMERHVDNALAVAKWLEGRPEVSEVRYSGLESSPYYELHRKYCPRGAGSVFAFDLVGGREAGAAFIDALSLFSNLANIGDVRSLCVHPATTTHSQLSDEELARAGISAGTVRLSIGIEHVDDIIADLERGLAAVAAL
- the metX gene encoding homoserine O-acetyltransferase MetX, with the translated sequence MTAPISQVPGVGTATLKLVDRSAGSPTGAWRPGDDPGRRHFLEIGDLPLDSGEILPETHLAFETWGQLSPARDNAVLVLHALTGDSHVTGEAGPGHPTAGWWDTLVGPGRAIDTDRYYVVAANILGGCQGSTGPSSTAPDGRPWGSRFPWLTTRDAVRAESRLADALGIDTFHLVIGASLGGHRALEWGVMHPERVRNLALVATGASTTADQLAWCHLQELAIVGDPYFFDGDYYNHRVGPVRGLGLARAIAHTTYRSAGELDTRFGRAHQGQEDPAVGGRYQIESYLDHHSGKLLARFDANTYLIVNHSMMVHDVGAGRGGIEAALGTVTARTLVVDVDSDRLFLPAQAEELAAGIPDTRRTTIHSLHGHDGFLIEADQMDAALRGFLTEDEPGR
- a CDS encoding alpha/beta hydrolase; this encodes MSNPAHPAPAVPVAPVDAWGPDVLGPGFRARTLRLLPDAEDDDAVATLVHHVPALDPAALPGTPTAPRFTMLYLHGWNDYFFQADFAREISRIGGAFYALDLRRYGRSLREGQMLGWVTSLTDYDEEIGLALAAMRAAEGWDTPTVLCGHSTGGLTAALWADRHPGAISALVLNSAWLEIQGAEPVRLAGEPVVRTLARRDPRRVIPIPAFPPESLYSLADGWVAERDGELPDPAWADDPYVTGWRVDHRWRMVPTAPIRPGWLLAILAGQARVAAGLDVRCPVLSMGSARSHLSVTWTPEARRTDTVVDADATARRAIGLGNLVTVARFDGGVHDLLLSAPPVREQVYSALRRWLRGYVLT
- a CDS encoding alpha/beta hydrolase, translating into MGDDVVQLLRQVRLLHPWMGAACLAVVVVVAALVWLTRTRHLPWRRQLAAPLAGAGVGAACWVAVDCVWRPFADGVGTTVWLWVALTAGVVVQVLLGGDAAADRARVHERKRRLVRAAGSGGSITATVAAACLAVNAFFAAYPSAAAVLGMGVATTPLDSLPAAAALPRPPERGPGALEDSWRPPADMPQDGAVVTAAIPAGDQSGTSGFTPREAYIYLPPAYLTAQRPALPVLVLLTGQPGSPSDWFELGGLKDSLDAYAAAHAGLAPVVVVADMLGSPYRNPLCADTVRGGRVATYLEQDVPAWIRSHLQVDGAAARWAIGGLSNGGTCALQAVTRSPQVYPTFLALSAEEHPTLGSERRTIEVGFGGDRAAYAANDPLSLLAAAPSGRYAGVAGVLSVGTGDERYAQVVPTVADAAMRAGMTVTEREYPGGHTWAVWSVALRDQLDWLGRRLALTA